One Candidatus Zixiibacteriota bacterium genomic window carries:
- a CDS encoding GIY-YIG nuclease family protein yields MKQYFVYIMASKRNGTLYIGVSSDLIRRVYEHKNNVADGFTRKHGVHRLVYYEIHQDVHEAITREKQLKKWNRRWKLKLIEKENPGWEDLIDSLI; encoded by the coding sequence ATGAAACAGTACTTTGTGTATATCATGGCCAGCAAGCGGAATGGAACGCTGTATATCGGCGTCAGCTCCGACCTGATACGGAGAGTTTACGAACACAAGAATAACGTGGCCGATGGGTTTACGCGTAAGCATGGTGTTCACAGACTGGTCTATTACGAGATACACCAAGATGTCCATGAGGCCATCACCAGAGAGAAGCAACTCAAGAAGTGGAACAGGCGGTGGAAGCTAAAACTGATTGAGAAGGAGAATCCAGGTTGGGAGGACCTGATTGACAGCCTGATTTAA
- the lepB gene encoding signal peptidase I has protein sequence MAQESYGLWENFKQIVIAVLLAFIIKTSVVEAYKIPSQSMEDTLLVGDFLLANKFVFGAEIPLVGWKLPAISEPQKGDVIIFIYPRDGVTKYIKRCVGVPGDTILVRDKIVYINGEEWSNPEFSKYIDTTAGGSQVIQPRRPGGTDSRDNFGPYVVPAERYFMMGDNRDNSHDSRWWGPVPRELILGEAMIVHWSWNDSVHPSPEVSVTDPLSVPRLFVFNVVHFFQKVRWERLFGSIS, from the coding sequence ATGGCACAGGAATCTTATGGGTTGTGGGAGAATTTCAAGCAGATCGTAATCGCGGTTCTGCTGGCGTTTATCATCAAAACCTCCGTCGTCGAGGCATACAAGATTCCGTCGCAGTCGATGGAAGATACCTTACTGGTGGGCGATTTCCTCCTGGCCAATAAGTTCGTATTTGGGGCCGAGATACCGCTCGTGGGATGGAAGTTACCCGCTATTAGTGAACCGCAAAAGGGTGATGTGATCATTTTTATCTATCCGCGTGATGGTGTTACCAAGTATATCAAACGATGTGTCGGCGTTCCTGGCGACACGATTTTGGTCCGGGATAAGATTGTCTACATCAATGGCGAAGAATGGTCAAATCCCGAGTTTTCCAAATATATCGACACTACAGCTGGTGGCAGTCAGGTGATCCAACCGCGCCGACCCGGTGGGACGGACAGCCGTGACAATTTCGGTCCGTACGTTGTGCCGGCTGAGCGGTATTTCATGATGGGCGACAACCGTGATAATTCCCACGATTCCCGCTGGTGGGGTCCCGTTCCCCGTGAGTTGATTCTGGGTGAGGCGATGATTGTGCATTGGTCGTGGAATGACTCTGTGCATCCGTCACCTGAAGTATCAGTGACCGATCCGCTGTCAGTTCCACGGCTTTTCGTGTTCAATGTCGTGCATTTCTTCCAGAAAGTGCGTTGGGAACGGTTGTTTGGGTCTATATCGTAA